One window of the Salvia miltiorrhiza cultivar Shanhuang (shh) chromosome 6, IMPLAD_Smil_shh, whole genome shotgun sequence genome contains the following:
- the LOC130990595 gene encoding uncharacterized protein LOC130990595, producing MEIRLGDGCVPSHFVAVVMAWSRVCVFVFESRFSSKFKNPEGFNWKLTPPAIKTSYFQEFKKHFTWDPAIEADVYKLWLEVAARRYKDFVFDIKKKKNDKRPSFIHEEVWPNWLKYWDSDEFKAKSEIAKKCRMSEPLGPGTGQVKHKGGSRSILQYAEDVAKRKGVEPTDCFYDAYEILHKNKDGTYTDEKSRQIGEKMQELVASQSQPVDDDSDPPEIDMNKVYVEAVGGLDRKKRMFGVGGLAASYRSSEQSSGTSQFHGHTVDPQRLVDMEQQLQDALAEIARQKEEMRQKEQQTDARFEAQQRMFEDQQRMFEDAQQRMLDQILARLPSGSTGPTPPTGPSS from the exons ATGGAGATTAGGTTGGGGGATGGCTGTGTTCCATCCCATTTTGTTGCTGTGGTGATGGCTTGGAGCCGCGTATGTGTTTTTGT CTTTGAATCTCGATTTTCAAGCAAGTTCAAAAATCCAGAAGGTTTCAATTGGAAACTCACTCCACCTGCTATCAAGACATCGTACTTTCAGGAATTTAAG AAACATTTCACATGGGATCCGGCGATAGAGGCAGATGTCTATAAGCTTTGGTTAGAGGTTGCTGCGCGGAGGTATAAGGATTTTGTTTTCGACATCAAGAAAAAAAAGAACGACAAGAGGCCTTCTTTTATTCACGAGGAAGTCTGGCCTAATTGGCTTAAGTATTGGGACTCTGATGAATTCAAAGCCAAATCAGAGATAGCAAAAAAGTGTAGGATGTCTGAGCCTTTAGGTCCTGGAACCGGTCAAGTGAAGCACAAAGGAGGTTCGAGGTCTATTCTTCAGTATGCTGAAGACGTG GCTAAAAGGAAAGGTGTGGAGCCGACTGACTGTTTCTACGATGCTTATGAGATCCTTCATAAGAACAAGGATGGTACTTATACAGACGAGAAGTCGAGACAGATTGGA GAAAAGATGCAGGAATTAGTTGCTTCTCAGAGTCAGCCTGTGGATGATGATTCTGATCCACCAGAGATCGATATGAACAAGGTGTATGTGGAGGCTGTTGGTGGACTCGACAGGAAAAAGAGAATGTTTGGAGTCGGTGGACTTGCAGCCAGTTATAGGAGCAGTGAGCAGTCGAGTGGTACATCTCAGTTCCATGGTCATACTGTCGATCCACAGCGACTTGTGGACATGGAGCAGCAGTTGCAGGATGCCTTAGCAGAGATAGCACGTCAGAAGGAGGAGATGAGGCAGAAAGAACAGCAGACCGATGCTCGATTTGAGGCTCAGCAGCGTATGTTCGAGGACCAGCAGCGTATGTTCGAGGACGCTCAGCAGCGTATGCTCGACCAGATATTGGCTAGGCTTCCATCTGGATCTACGGGACCCACTCCACCCACCGGACCATCATCTTGA